In one Poecilia reticulata strain Guanapo linkage group LG8, Guppy_female_1.0+MT, whole genome shotgun sequence genomic region, the following are encoded:
- the LOC103469122 gene encoding E3 ubiquitin-protein ligase TRIM69 isoform X1: MKLDYGSCSDGFLMHNLTALFCSADCRRMTRAQTAAKMMQCFHFMVEPAKNLTAKIKESNKRAKREKKEPLDEDQLFVVELAKDLSRVCQRSEVLEHICNQDDTWSSPLCRLFILQSASMLENKKTLMQTDGWPEMDEGKQPDLINGQDLEQAKAVILNWIKDLRAQPEQSVWPGEPVAKILEDLQSAWRWGRAPNLLTAMELVLWTLASQRPDKNTIPQQWLLWKQRTHKIGAISYIPQPVWDWIGDAAVEVTLDLNTANPDLLISADEKRMRCGFERKDIPNYHQRFDGWWCAVGLRGLGSGRHYWEAEVGERDWRLGVAKESALRKGFKSLNTDTGYMTLRLERGTEFKALTVPFTALPPGLIPRKVGVYLDYDNGQLSFYDVDKHLHIYTYNETFTERLFPLFGTVEIVRDLVIRSPAPKTHCLCPTSCLWA, translated from the exons ATGAAGCTGGACTATGGGAGCTGCAGTGATGGCTTTCTGATGCACAATCTGactgctttgttttgctctgcagATTGTAGGAGAAT GACACGGGCACAGACAGCAGCCAAGATGATGCAGTGTTTTCACTTCATGGTCGAGCCGGCCAAAAACCTGACAGCCAAGATTAAG GAGTCGAACAAGAgagcaaagagagagaagaaggagCCTCTGGATGAGGATCAGCTGTTTGTGGTGGAGCTGGCTAAAGACCTGAGCCGGGTCTGCCAG AGGTCAGAAGTCCTGGAGCACATCTGTAACCAAGATGACACTTGGTCGTCTCCTCTCTGCCGACTCTTCATCCTGCAGTCGGCATCCATGCTGGAGAACAAG AAGACTCTGATGCAAACTGATGGCTGGCCAGAGATGGACGAGGGCAAGCAGCCTGATCTGATTAACGGACAAGACCTGGAGCAGGCCAAAGCTGTCATCCTTAACTGGATCAAAGACCTGAGGGCCCAGCCTGAG CAAAGCGTGTGGCCCGGAGAACCAGTCGCCAAGATCCTGGAGGACCTCCAGTCAGCCTGGCGCTGGGGTCGTGCGCCCAATCTCCTGACCGCTATGGAGTTGGTTCTGTGGACCTTAGCGTCTCAACGACCTGACAAG aacacCATCCCACAGCAGTGGCTTTTGTGGAAGCAGAGAACTCACAAGATTG GTGCCATATCCTACATTCCCCAGCCAG TGTGGGACTGGATTGGAGATGCTGCAG TGGAGGTGACTCTGGATCTGAACACGGCCAACCCAGACCTGCTCATCTCTGCCGACGAGAAGAGGATGCGCTGCGGCTTTGAGCGGAAGGATATTCCCAACTACCACCAGCGCTTCGACGGGTGGTGGTGCGCCGTAGGCCTGCGCGGCCTGGGCTCCGGCCGCCACTACTGGGAGGCGGAGGTCGGTGAGCGCGACTGGCGGCTGGGCGTGGCCAAAGAGTCGGCGCTGAGGAAGGGCTTCAAGTCGCTGAACACTGACACCGGGTACATGACCCTGCGGCTCGAGAGGGGCACCGAGTTTAAAGCCCTGACGGTCCCCTTCACCGCCTTGCCACCGGGCCTGATCCCCCGTAAGGTGGGCGTCTACCTCGACTACGACAACGGCCAGCTGTCCTTCTACGACGTGGACAAACACTTGCACATCTACACCTACAACGAGACCTTCACCGAGAGGCTGTTCCCGTTGTTTGGTACAGTGGAGATTGTTAGGGATCTGGTGATCCGGTCTCCAGCACCTAAGACCCACTGTCTCTGCCCCACATCCTGCCTGTGGGCCTAG
- the LOC103469122 gene encoding E3 ubiquitin-protein ligase TRIM69 isoform X2: MKLDYGSCSDGFLMHNLTALFCSADCRRMTRAQTAAKMMQCFHFMVEPAKNLTAKIKESNKRAKREKKEPLDEDQLFVVELAKDLSRVCQRSEVLEHICNQDDTWSSPLCRLFILQSASMLENKTLMQTDGWPEMDEGKQPDLINGQDLEQAKAVILNWIKDLRAQPEQSVWPGEPVAKILEDLQSAWRWGRAPNLLTAMELVLWTLASQRPDKNTIPQQWLLWKQRTHKIGAISYIPQPVWDWIGDAAVEVTLDLNTANPDLLISADEKRMRCGFERKDIPNYHQRFDGWWCAVGLRGLGSGRHYWEAEVGERDWRLGVAKESALRKGFKSLNTDTGYMTLRLERGTEFKALTVPFTALPPGLIPRKVGVYLDYDNGQLSFYDVDKHLHIYTYNETFTERLFPLFGTVEIVRDLVIRSPAPKTHCLCPTSCLWA; this comes from the exons ATGAAGCTGGACTATGGGAGCTGCAGTGATGGCTTTCTGATGCACAATCTGactgctttgttttgctctgcagATTGTAGGAGAAT GACACGGGCACAGACAGCAGCCAAGATGATGCAGTGTTTTCACTTCATGGTCGAGCCGGCCAAAAACCTGACAGCCAAGATTAAG GAGTCGAACAAGAgagcaaagagagagaagaaggagCCTCTGGATGAGGATCAGCTGTTTGTGGTGGAGCTGGCTAAAGACCTGAGCCGGGTCTGCCAG AGGTCAGAAGTCCTGGAGCACATCTGTAACCAAGATGACACTTGGTCGTCTCCTCTCTGCCGACTCTTCATCCTGCAGTCGGCATCCATGCTGGAGAACAAG ACTCTGATGCAAACTGATGGCTGGCCAGAGATGGACGAGGGCAAGCAGCCTGATCTGATTAACGGACAAGACCTGGAGCAGGCCAAAGCTGTCATCCTTAACTGGATCAAAGACCTGAGGGCCCAGCCTGAG CAAAGCGTGTGGCCCGGAGAACCAGTCGCCAAGATCCTGGAGGACCTCCAGTCAGCCTGGCGCTGGGGTCGTGCGCCCAATCTCCTGACCGCTATGGAGTTGGTTCTGTGGACCTTAGCGTCTCAACGACCTGACAAG aacacCATCCCACAGCAGTGGCTTTTGTGGAAGCAGAGAACTCACAAGATTG GTGCCATATCCTACATTCCCCAGCCAG TGTGGGACTGGATTGGAGATGCTGCAG TGGAGGTGACTCTGGATCTGAACACGGCCAACCCAGACCTGCTCATCTCTGCCGACGAGAAGAGGATGCGCTGCGGCTTTGAGCGGAAGGATATTCCCAACTACCACCAGCGCTTCGACGGGTGGTGGTGCGCCGTAGGCCTGCGCGGCCTGGGCTCCGGCCGCCACTACTGGGAGGCGGAGGTCGGTGAGCGCGACTGGCGGCTGGGCGTGGCCAAAGAGTCGGCGCTGAGGAAGGGCTTCAAGTCGCTGAACACTGACACCGGGTACATGACCCTGCGGCTCGAGAGGGGCACCGAGTTTAAAGCCCTGACGGTCCCCTTCACCGCCTTGCCACCGGGCCTGATCCCCCGTAAGGTGGGCGTCTACCTCGACTACGACAACGGCCAGCTGTCCTTCTACGACGTGGACAAACACTTGCACATCTACACCTACAACGAGACCTTCACCGAGAGGCTGTTCCCGTTGTTTGGTACAGTGGAGATTGTTAGGGATCTGGTGATCCGGTCTCCAGCACCTAAGACCCACTGTCTCTGCCCCACATCCTGCCTGTGGGCCTAG
- the LOC103469122 gene encoding butyrophilin subfamily 3 member A3 isoform X3, with protein sequence MMQCFHFMVEPAKNLTAKIKESNKRAKREKKEPLDEDQLFVVELAKDLSRVCQRSEVLEHICNQDDTWSSPLCRLFILQSASMLENKKTLMQTDGWPEMDEGKQPDLINGQDLEQAKAVILNWIKDLRAQPEQSVWPGEPVAKILEDLQSAWRWGRAPNLLTAMELVLWTLASQRPDKNTIPQQWLLWKQRTHKIGAISYIPQPVWDWIGDAAVEVTLDLNTANPDLLISADEKRMRCGFERKDIPNYHQRFDGWWCAVGLRGLGSGRHYWEAEVGERDWRLGVAKESALRKGFKSLNTDTGYMTLRLERGTEFKALTVPFTALPPGLIPRKVGVYLDYDNGQLSFYDVDKHLHIYTYNETFTERLFPLFGTVEIVRDLVIRSPAPKTHCLCPTSCLWA encoded by the exons ATGATGCAGTGTTTTCACTTCATGGTCGAGCCGGCCAAAAACCTGACAGCCAAGATTAAG GAGTCGAACAAGAgagcaaagagagagaagaaggagCCTCTGGATGAGGATCAGCTGTTTGTGGTGGAGCTGGCTAAAGACCTGAGCCGGGTCTGCCAG AGGTCAGAAGTCCTGGAGCACATCTGTAACCAAGATGACACTTGGTCGTCTCCTCTCTGCCGACTCTTCATCCTGCAGTCGGCATCCATGCTGGAGAACAAG AAGACTCTGATGCAAACTGATGGCTGGCCAGAGATGGACGAGGGCAAGCAGCCTGATCTGATTAACGGACAAGACCTGGAGCAGGCCAAAGCTGTCATCCTTAACTGGATCAAAGACCTGAGGGCCCAGCCTGAG CAAAGCGTGTGGCCCGGAGAACCAGTCGCCAAGATCCTGGAGGACCTCCAGTCAGCCTGGCGCTGGGGTCGTGCGCCCAATCTCCTGACCGCTATGGAGTTGGTTCTGTGGACCTTAGCGTCTCAACGACCTGACAAG aacacCATCCCACAGCAGTGGCTTTTGTGGAAGCAGAGAACTCACAAGATTG GTGCCATATCCTACATTCCCCAGCCAG TGTGGGACTGGATTGGAGATGCTGCAG TGGAGGTGACTCTGGATCTGAACACGGCCAACCCAGACCTGCTCATCTCTGCCGACGAGAAGAGGATGCGCTGCGGCTTTGAGCGGAAGGATATTCCCAACTACCACCAGCGCTTCGACGGGTGGTGGTGCGCCGTAGGCCTGCGCGGCCTGGGCTCCGGCCGCCACTACTGGGAGGCGGAGGTCGGTGAGCGCGACTGGCGGCTGGGCGTGGCCAAAGAGTCGGCGCTGAGGAAGGGCTTCAAGTCGCTGAACACTGACACCGGGTACATGACCCTGCGGCTCGAGAGGGGCACCGAGTTTAAAGCCCTGACGGTCCCCTTCACCGCCTTGCCACCGGGCCTGATCCCCCGTAAGGTGGGCGTCTACCTCGACTACGACAACGGCCAGCTGTCCTTCTACGACGTGGACAAACACTTGCACATCTACACCTACAACGAGACCTTCACCGAGAGGCTGTTCCCGTTGTTTGGTACAGTGGAGATTGTTAGGGATCTGGTGATCCGGTCTCCAGCACCTAAGACCCACTGTCTCTGCCCCACATCCTGCCTGTGGGCCTAG